One Diospyros lotus cultivar Yz01 chromosome 1, ASM1463336v1, whole genome shotgun sequence genomic window carries:
- the LOC127800117 gene encoding J domain-containing protein spf31 has translation MGESSSIVDEDLLLKNFFAEVSEVERDNEVIRILSCFKLNPFEYLNLSFDSSLEDVKRQYRKLSLLVHPDKCKHPQAKEAFGALAKAQQLLHDQQEREYVLNQVKAAKEELRAKRKKELKKDTASKIKSLVDEGKYEQDYERSDEFQQQLKLKVREILTEQEWRRRKMRMRISEEEGRLKKDEEEAKEMWKRKREHEEQWEGTREQRVSSWRDFMKGGKKVKKGEIRPPKLKTEDPNKSYVQRPVKRG, from the exons ATGGGCGAGAGCAGCTCCATCGTCGACGAAGATTTACTTCTCAAGAACTTCTTCGCCGAAGTCAGCGAAGTTGAGCGCGACAACGAAGTCATTAG GATACTTTCGTGCTTCAAGCTAAATCCATTTGAGTATCTTAATTTGTCATTTGATTCATCTCTAGAGGATGTGAAAAGGCAATATCGTAAG TTATCTTTGCTGGTTCACCCTGACAAGTGCAAGCATCCACAAGCTAAGGAGGCATTTGGTG CATTAGCAAAAGCCCAACAACTATTGCATGATCAACAGGAACGGGAGTATGTCCTTAACCAAGTTAAGGCTGCAAAAG AGGAACTTAGagcaaagaggaagaaggagcTGAAGAAAGATACTGCTTCTAAGATCAAGTCATTAGTTgatgag GGGAAGTATGAGCAAGATTATGAGAGATCAGACGAATTTCAGCAGCAACTAAAATTGAAGGTTCGGGAGATCTTGACAGAACAAGAGTGGCGGCGGAGAAAAATGCGGATGAGG ATATCAGAGGAGGAAGGTAGACTGAAGAAGGATGAGGAAGAAGCAAAGGAAATGTGGAAAAGAAAACGTGAACATGAGGAGCAGTGGGAAGGAACAAGAGAACAACGG GTTTCCAGTTGGAGAGATTTTATGAAGGGCGGAAAGAAG GTAAAGAAAGGGGAGATCCGACCGCCAAAGCTCAAGACTGAAGATCCTAACAAATCTTATGTTCAGAGGCCTGTGAAGCGAGGTTAA